The Oncorhynchus mykiss isolate Arlee chromosome 17, USDA_OmykA_1.1, whole genome shotgun sequence genomic interval CACTGGTTCCAGAGCGAATGATGTTTTACAGAGAAAGCTCATCAGAGAGTTCCTGACTCTTCAGGAGCAAGGCATACTTTGGCATACTGCCAAACTACATCACTGTCAATCACATGAGAAAGCCTTCCTGAAGAAGTGAGCGAAACCTCAAGTTTCACCGACTCCAGTACAGTATGATGCACACATATATAGACAGATGGATAGATAGGCCCACAGGGATAGACATCGAAACATAAGAGTGATTGATACAAGTTGTATGTCTTGTGTATAAATGGCAGAATGGAGAGACATCCACGTCATTGAGCTGTTgagtagatactgtatatagataaaGCTGTGATAGTCTGAACAAAATTACAATTTCAACtacgctgaacaaaaatagaaatgcaacatgtaaagtgttggttccatatttcatgagctgaaataaatatcCCTGACATTTTTAATACgcacgcacaaaaagcttatttctcaaatgttgtgcacacatttgttagTGAAAATTTCTCCTTTTCCGAGCTCTGTTTGTTCACAGGAACCAGAATCCCTCTCAATGGAGGGCGATGATGGAGGTGGGAAAGGGGAGAAGAACAAGTTCTGCAGGCTGTAAAATAAAAACAGCAATGGAGAAACCGATGGAGGATTGTGAAAAGTATTGTCTCAGGTGCGGAATTGTGTCTGTCATAGTCTGATACAGTACATGCTTCATGTGTCTTTGTTTTACTGTTCTGCCTAAGTTATGTTTTCATGTTATGATTGTTAATATTAACACACTAGCTGACAATATGTTCAAACATTTGATAGAATATAAAATCGGATTTAAAAAGATTACTTTCTAGATAACGCTTGTCATAATTCTCAAATGAGTCAAATGCATCAGCCTTTGTAGGTCAAGAATAGGCCTACATACAAACTCAATGGGTCATTAGTTGAGTTATTCTACCTTGAAATATATGTCTATATTTGGCTCTGCTTCTTCATATACGTGAAACTCAAGGTCAAAGCTCTTAGGTGTTCTCTATTGACCTGGAACCATATCTCAACAGTAGAGGAAGTGTGTGTTATCCGGTTTGCTCTGTATGTTGCAGAGGAAAACCACATCACGTGGGCAGAGTACTCACTCAGGAAATAACTCGATCTGTAACTGCATCTAAAATAGGAAGAGGTAGCAGTGTTGCCGTGCAATAATTTATCTTCTGTTTCGTCTACATCTGTTCGTTCATTCTAATATGATGTCAACATGATTCATTTGTATCAAAATGTCACAATTATTCACattatttccatttttttatcaACTGTTTCAAAATAAATCTTATTATTAACTGTTTTAACAATTATtttctgattaaaaaaaaaaacatttcacgtTGGCCTATATGTTATTGTCCCCTTTTGGGGCATAGATGGATAACATCACTTTAATTTAGCTTTACAATGCTTTATTTGTCCTTACATTATATTTTACATAATATAGTGTTGCCTGTAATTTTTATGTACACGCCTACTCTGCTACTAGACTAAAGTCCATCATGTGTCTTTTGACAGAGCATAAACCACCTGTTAACTTTTCAGGAAGTGTTAACGTGCACGTCTGTCTGcttctgccatgttgtgctgttaGCTATTGGAAACGGATAATTATCAAAATAATATAAATGTAAGTAAAACATAATTATTTTACCAGACACAGTTGATTTAAGATGCATGTGTAATCACTATCACCTGGGATTCCTGTGTTACTGGTTCCTTCGCTTCCTTGTTCGTACGTACACACTGTACGTTTATGAACAATGAAATCATATCGCTGTCTTTATTCATTATGTAACTCATTCTAAGCTAGTCTATAACGTGGAAGAGGATGATGACAGAGGCATAGTAAAATTCCATAAATTGTGTATGATTGTGAATGGTATGGGACACTTTAAGTGTATAAACCATGGTGATCTAATTTAACCTGCGTCAATGTGTTTCAATGCGAGGCAGCTAAAGAACAGCGCGTGAGAGGTAACCTCTGAGAGACGACATAAAAACAAAGTCACTCACCTGTGCAATGGCGAGTGAACGCTCCCCAAATGTTTATGGTAAGTAAATTCCAGTTCAGCCTATTACTTTTCGATAATTCCTTCCTTTCCACAGCGTGTGTTTTGAAACACATTGTGTAAGTTAAGACTATGTGCTGAGCTTGTGTCTGATTATTACCCTCTAATGCAGGGGGTCCTCCTCCCCAGTCCGATCTTAGACTCCTGCTGCTTGGGAGAGTAGGAGCTGGGAAGAGTACAGTAGCCAAAACCATCCTGGGCAGAGAGAACTTCCGGAGTGAAGGAGGCATGTGTGTGAAGAAGCAGGGTGAGGTGGCTGGAAGGACCGTCACCGTGGTGGACACCCCGGGCTGGGACACTGTGAAATACACGTCCACACATATCAAACAAGAAATTAAGAATAGTGTGACCCTATGTCCTCCAGGACCCCATGCTCTTCTTCTGGTGGTGCCCATAGGCGACCCACTCTCCTCCGCAGAAAGAAAGGCGATTCGGTATCACATGGAGTTATTGTCAGTTAGGGCATGGAAGTTTACCATGGTATTGTTTGTCAGTGAGGCTGAGGAGAAATGCACATCCATTGCACAGAATCAGATGATCGACAGAGCAAAAAGTATTCTAGCGAAATGTGGAGACAGACACCATCTCCTTGAGTGTGGGAATTCTCTTCCCCAGATTTCTGAGCTCCTGATGAAGATAGACACCATGGTAGCAGAAAACTGTGAAGAATTCTTAATCCCCCAAGTATACTATGAACTGATGGAGACCATGCCAAGGGAAGTGACCGAGCTGAGAAGGATGTATGAAGACCGAGAGGACAGACtgaaacagaaatacaaaacagagTTGAGGGAAAAGGAAGAAGAGCTGAAGAAGTATAGAGAAGAAGAGAAGCCTAAAGAAAGGTTGATGAAGAGGACAAGTAGCAGTCAACTACTTCCCCCCAGTAGTAAGTATGATAAGTTTAAAATTGCTTCTAAAGTTAATTTCCACTCTGACATTTCAGActagatttgccctaacgaaaaatgtatcaaccactaCAGAACTGTCCTTAAaaaataatccacataataattcacatttcctattgctgcaggtttattttcctgctgaagcaaactggctcaaattaagatcctacatctgtaacggTGATCTGATTCAtgaactgtctctgtgtgtgtgtttattctttGAAGTAAGCACAGAGAAGCAGGACGGGTCGGTAATGGCTGACCATCAGAAGGTGGACCTACAGGCCGTCAAGCAAGGATACAGGGAAGAGGCCTTGTCTGTGGTGGGCCACTACGTCAAACCACTAATAGTGATTATGACTGCTGTAGTGGGGGCACTCATGGGAGCAGTTGCAGGTGCAGAACATGGAACACTTGGCGCATGTATTGGGATTCCTATAGGCATTATTTTGGCTGTTCTTGTGAGTTATGCTGTCCGTGGAGCCGCCACAGCAGCAAGGGATATTTCCATCGCAGTCAAAGCCGAGGAAAATGAAAGccagaggagagaagagcgagCAGGCTTCTTCTTAGATTCTCCAAAATCTAAAAGATTTGATAAGGATCAGTGACACACTTTTGAATGTCAACACTTTTCTATTGCTACAGTGTGTAGTGTATGGACTGTGCTGTATGGACTCTCATGGTTCACCTGACTTGACTGGCTGACCCCAGTGAAGAGACAGGACAGACTGCCCAGCAAACCGGGAACATACCCAGAACATAAGAAAGGGTTTTTATACGAAATTAGGACGTTCTCCTAACATTCACAAAAACGCACACCATCTGTAACAACCACCTTTCCCCAACCTTTCCCCAAACATTCTCGTAATGTTTCCtggtaatgtaataacacaatgtACCAGCAATGCTTTTTGAACATGCTGCAACAAAATGTATGCGCAACGTTCTGGGaacgttcttgcaacatcaggcgAATGTTTTATACAAACGTTGTATAATCATCAGCACAACTGGACTCTCTCaaatctctctgtctttgtctgtgtaaCTTATGGTTGTTGTTGAGAGGTTTTTATTATTGTGTGGGGGTGAATGTCTGCATCCTTTGTGACCTGATGGATTGTGTTGATCTGAGTCCTACTATACTATTATCTGGTGTATCTGGTGTCAGGTTGTCCAGTAGCTGTAGATATATATTTACTCTGACAGCCGCAGAAGAGAAGGATGATAGCAGACTTGAGAACTTCGGAAGACATGAATCATATTCTTCTCCGCTTTTTAAAGGATCACTGT includes:
- the LOC110493503 gene encoding GTPase IMAP family member 4, with protein sequence MASERSPNVYGGPPPQSDLRLLLLGRVGAGKSTVAKTILGRENFRSEGGMCVKKQGEVAGRTVTVVDTPGWDTVKYTSTHIKQEIKNSVTLCPPGPHALLLVVPIGDPLSSAERKAIRYHMELLSVRAWKFTMVLFVSEAEEKCTSIAQNQMIDRAKSILAKCGDRHHLLECGNSLPQISELLMKIDTMVAENCEEFLIPQVYYELMETMPREVTELRRMYEDREDRLKQKYKTELREKEEELKKYREEEKPKERLMKRTSSSQLLPPSISTEKQDGSVMADHQKVDLQAVKQGYREEALSVVGHYVKPLIVIMTAVVGALMGAVAGAEHGTLGACIGIPIGIILAVLVSYAVRGAATAARDISIAVKAEENESQRREERAGFFLDSPKSKRFDKDQ